The Sporomusa termitida genome has a window encoding:
- a CDS encoding N-acetylmuramoyl-L-alanine amidase family protein, with amino-acid sequence MRILVVPRRRLVSAVVFSIAVVVLNLLTLHYLVLDDIENTNMSVLAGKIVAIDAGHGGIDDGAKWNGIDEKNINLAIAVKLANILAANGVTPVLTREGDIDYYTKGKGGKRNDLLKRAEIIEGSGAHAFISIHCNAIKGANWSGAQVFYHPKLAENKQLAETMQHALKNFPPGNKRQIKQDSDIIILKSVSVPGVLVETGFISNPDEAVRLNSDAYQQKLAEYMAKALAYHFTQNVGR; translated from the coding sequence ATGCGTATATTAGTGGTACCACGGCGGCGATTAGTGAGTGCGGTGGTTTTCAGTATTGCCGTAGTAGTGTTAAACCTCCTGACATTGCATTATCTGGTATTGGACGATATTGAAAATACCAACATGTCAGTTCTTGCCGGCAAAATAGTTGCTATTGATGCCGGCCACGGCGGCATTGATGATGGGGCAAAATGGAATGGGATCGACGAAAAAAATATAAATCTGGCAATTGCTGTGAAATTAGCCAATATTCTGGCTGCAAACGGTGTAACACCGGTACTGACCCGGGAAGGGGATATTGATTATTACACTAAGGGGAAAGGCGGTAAACGTAATGACCTGCTAAAACGGGCTGAAATTATTGAGGGATCGGGGGCACATGCGTTTATCAGTATTCACTGCAATGCCATCAAAGGGGCTAACTGGTCTGGTGCCCAGGTTTTTTACCATCCCAAGCTGGCGGAGAACAAACAACTGGCGGAGACAATGCAGCATGCATTAAAAAATTTTCCTCCAGGAAACAAACGTCAAATCAAGCAGGATTCTGATATTATTATATTGAAATCTGTAAGTGTGCCAGGTGTACTTGTTGAAACCGGCTTTATCAGCAATCCGGACGAGGCAGTACGTCTTAACAGCGATGCTTATCAGCAAAAGCTGGCCGAATATATGGCCAAAGCCTTGGCGTATCATTTTACCCAAAATGTGGGAAGATAA
- the amrB gene encoding AmmeMemoRadiSam system protein B produces MDNLIGCALMPHPPLMIPEVGKDELQGIKTTVETASQIAELLKESNPQTIVIISPHGPVFEDAVTVSIHPRLRGSMASFGAADVTLGFETDNLLIKHIIRSCQRLGINLLELTDDMAKNHRTSLTLDHGAFVPLYYLAKAGFKGQIVNLSIGMLAYEEMYTFGKAVQAAIGNMDKRVAVIASGDLSHRLTPTAPAGYNPRGAEFDHQVVAALKNADVKALLNMDRKLIEEAGECGLRPIFFLLGVMGGLDVEATNLSYEGPFGVGYAVVLYRIKGKK; encoded by the coding sequence ATGGACAACCTGATTGGCTGTGCGCTTATGCCGCACCCGCCGCTCATGATCCCGGAAGTGGGAAAAGACGAGTTACAGGGAATTAAAACTACTGTCGAAACAGCTAGCCAGATCGCTGAGCTATTAAAAGAAAGCAATCCGCAGACTATTGTCATCATCAGCCCCCATGGGCCTGTGTTTGAAGATGCGGTTACAGTCAGCATCCATCCCCGCCTGCGGGGGAGTATGGCCAGTTTTGGTGCTGCCGATGTAACCCTCGGCTTTGAGACCGACAATTTATTAATTAAGCATATTATCCGCAGCTGCCAGCGGCTGGGTATTAATTTATTGGAACTGACTGATGATATGGCGAAAAATCACCGCACCTCCTTAACTCTTGATCATGGTGCGTTTGTGCCGCTTTATTATCTGGCCAAAGCCGGGTTTAAAGGCCAGATCGTCAACTTATCGATCGGGATGCTAGCTTATGAAGAGATGTATACCTTCGGGAAAGCAGTGCAGGCGGCTATCGGCAATATGGACAAACGAGTTGCCGTCATTGCCTCCGGTGATTTGTCTCATCGCCTGACACCTACCGCTCCGGCCGGTTATAATCCGCGTGGGGCCGAGTTTGACCACCAGGTAGTGGCAGCTCTCAAAAATGCCGATGTCAAAGCTTTACTCAATATGGACCGAAAGCTGATTGAAGAGGCCGGAGAATGCGGACTCAGGCCGATCTTCTTTCTGCTGGGTGTTATGGGCGGTCTTGACGTTGAAGCAACCAATCTCTCGTATGAAGGCCCATTTGGCGTCGGTTATGCTGTTGTTCTTTATAGAATAAAAGGAAAAAAATAA